From Phaeodactylum tricornutum CCAP 1055/1 chromosome 11, complete sequence, one genomic window encodes:
- a CDS encoding predicted protein, whose protein sequence is MARFSAVLAVLAIASASAFAPNQSVARPATSLQAQGDGKKALTSMVAAAFLLGNVLSADAAFAAFDESEMFGSSTVVAGRSGGRSGGRSSRGTSNSYKSQQQQPTRTIERTTVIQSPGYVASPVYMAPMYNPMPGLGLGLGLSAINDVGNTMRDYRQETEIQQSKAELQQARMKEAELEARLRNLEMAR, encoded by the coding sequence ATGGCTCGCTTTTCTGCTGTCCTTGCCGTTCTGGCGATCGCTTCGGCTTCAGCCTTTGCCCCCAACCAGTCGGTGGCTCGTCCGGCGACCTCCTTGCAGGCCCAGGGCGACGGCAAGAAGGCTTTGACTTCGATGGTGGCCGCTGCCTTTTTGCTCGGCAACGTGCTTTCGGccgacgccgcctttgccgccTTTGACGAATCCGAAATGTTCGGATCCTCCACCGTCGTGGCCGGACGTAGCGGTGGTCGTTCGGGTGGACGTTCCTCGCGGGGAACATCCAACTCGTACAAgtcgcagcagcagcaacccACACGTACGATTGAACGGACCACCGTCATTCAGTCCCCCGGATACGTCGCTTCCCCCGTCTACATGGCACCCATGTATAACCCCATGCCGGGTCTCGGACTCGGATTGGGACTGTCCGCCATCAACGACGTGGGCAATACCATGAGGGATTATCGCCAGGAAACGGAAATTCAACAAAGCAAAGCGGAGCTCCAGCAGGCTCGTATGAAGGAAGCCGAGCTCGAGGCTCGTTTGCGCAATTTGGAAATGGCTCGTTAG
- a CDS encoding predicted protein yields the protein MREVVHIQAGQCGNQIGAKFWEVMSAEHGIAGDGTYHGDNPLQLQRIDVYFHEGMEGRYVPRAVLTDLEPGTMDSIRGGPFGDLFRPDNFVFGQSGAGNNWAKGHYTEGAELVDSVMEVIRKESESCDVLQGFQLTHSMGGGTGSGMGTLLVSKIKEEYPDRILSTYSVVPSPKVSDTVVEPYNATLSIHQLVENADQCFALDNEALYDICFRTLKLSNPSYGDLNQLIANAITGTTCSLRFPGQLNCDLRKLAVNMVPFPRLHFFLVGFAPLTAAGSQSFRVLTVPELTQQAFDAKNMMCAADPRHGRYLTCAMMFRGTMSSKEVDDQMLQMVSKNSSYFVEWIPNNLKASICDIPPKGLAMSSVFIGNSTAIQEAWKRVADQFTVMFRRKAYLHWYTGEGMDEMEFTEAESNLNDLVSEYQQYQDATADEEDISGDFEDEGAYGE from the exons ATGAGGGAAGTCGTCCACATCCAAGCCGGACAATGCGGTAACCAAATCGGTGCCAAGTTTTGGGAG GTCATGTCTGCCGAGCACGGTATCGCAGGAGATGGTACCTATCACGGAGACAATCCTCTTCAACTCCAGCGCATCGATGTCTACTTCCACGAAGGTATGGAAGGGCGTTACGTGCCGCGCGCAGTCTTGACGGATTTGGAACCAGGAACCATGGATTCGATTCGTGGCGGACCTTTTGGTGACCTTTTCCGCCCGGACAACTTCGTCTTTGGACAGAGTGGAGCTGGAAACAACTGGGCAAAGGGACATTACACTGAGGGCGCAGAACTTGTCGATTCCGTCATGGAGGTCATCCGCAAGGAGAGTGAATCCTGTGACGTGCTGCAAGGTTTCCAGCTTACTCACTCGATGGGAGGAGGTACCGGTTCTGGAATGGGAACTCTACTCGTCTCCAAGATCAAGGAGGAATATCCCGATCGGATTTTGAGCACGTACAGTGTCGTTCCCTCGCCGAAGGTTTCCGACACGGTGGTCGAGCCGTATAACGCGACTCTTTCCATCCATCAGCTTGTGGAGAACGCCGACCAGTGTTTCGCTTTGGACAATGAAGCACTCTACGACATCTGCTTCCGTACGTTGAAGCTGTCGAACCCCAGCTACGGAGACCTGAACCAATTGATTGCCAACGCTATTACCGGTACCACCTGCTCGCTCCGTTTCCCCGGACAGCTCAACTGTGACCTTCGCAAACTTGCCGTCAACATGGTCCCCTTTCCACGTctccatttcttccttgtcggaTTCGCGCCTTTGACAGCCGCGGGATCGCAAAGCTTCCGAGTTTTGACCGTCCCTGAGCTCACTCAACAAGCCTTTGATGCCAAGAACATGATGTGTGCAGCCGACCCCCGTCACGGACGTTACCTCACCTGTGCCATGATGTTCCGTGGTACCATGTCCAGCAAGGAAGTCGACGATCAAATGCTTCAGATGGTCAGCAAGAATTCTTCCTACTTTGTCGAGTGGATCCCGAACAACTTGAAGGCTTCGATTTGTGATATTCCTCCCAAAGGACTGGCCATGTCTAGTGTCTTCATCGGAAATTCCACTGCGATTCAGGAAGCCTGGAAGCGAGTTGCCGATCAGTTCACAGTAATGTTCCGTCGTAAGGCTTACTTGCACTGGTACACTGGCGAAGGTATGGACGAAATGGAGTTCACGGAGGCTGAATCCAACTTGAACGATCTCGTGTCCGAGTACCAGCAATACCAGGACGCCACTGCTGACGAAGAGGATATTTCCGGGGATTTCGAGGATGAGGGTGCCTACGGCGAATAA
- a CDS encoding predicted protein codes for MSFWFDDDDPYSQKQSQSQASRLGQESEFECQTCGATESYHDSATGREVCTVCYTQSQAITQDAEMEVEDVMALAAKTKSGRLLQRRQRTGGKRGREKFPMEPLNSAVKLPDLDTCLKGMRRVFKICIERIGDLLYLEDEHRATLDQNVKGLWLAYLRSWADGAEYYGKRYPEVRISLRDQFFYAHKAHVPAIYRHLSYKAAQRIKEAEDCSRTENEEKRDPIFDSSDEEGKEEAWSEHIRSSTKKRPRTGKSTDSSILDPVLSSSSPDLVASKPTFIASGNDGKKVTFRHDTRKSTMTPMLYAEKEHLQKDFDRKDAALYSAPSMKLVLALVWTAVSRYGVSSIQILKWVYNGSLPLFNAFNFFEDKLKKELAPIASFFQMPKPPTQASLVEKSRYLLIACGLKSPDAFGGPWMEHLAASNDRRIPPDSAPRALAQIVADLGFGQQVLDIALALMGLKDAAEKSGLPQPLVFAQPDRLFTVDHLLALVACSVQFVPAWRAWKFRRPLYRSRKRAKRYVPWNEDGVRFLGNGPSLEGYLDFLDEAVFSTSNSVIPEFSNSLDYTAPPPPDHLILDNDDEDSCKKAGEEVGPCEDFLLVDFPHTAGEENFLDHLMFAIEDKLRIWSHYGREPLVLDRHQELLIDMLGYYAETDARLIHRALQDLLGTGRASRNWMKKTLRVEVRQEAKRLKTAADEKRKESKQKKGTTAARRSADQAKKGSNLNAGRKQGSVSKATIGSDLVADATQQFTSVVDDSNETVRADASRATEATATTDPPPEPLREDFKFAQV; via the coding sequence ATGTCGTTTTGGTTCGACGATGACGACCCATACAGTCAAAAGCAGAGTCAGTCGCAGGCTTCCCGATTGGGGCAGGAATCAGAATTTGAGTGTCAGACCTGTGGTGCTACGGAAAGCTATCACGATTCGGCTACCGGCCGCGAAGTGTGTACGGTCTGCTATACTCAGTCGCAAGCTATTACTCAGGATGCAGAGATGGAAGTAGAAGACGTCATGGCGCTGGCAGCCAAAACCAAATCGGGTCGGCTTCTACAACGGAGACAAAGGACCGGGGGCAAGCGCGGACGGGAGAAGTTTCCCATGGAACCACTCAATAGCGCAGTCAAGCTTCCAGATTTGGACACCTGCTTGAAAGGTATGCGTCGTGTCTTTAAAATATGTATCGAAAGAATCGGCGACCTGTTGTATTTAGAGGATGAACACCGGGCAACTCTGGACCAAAATGTGAAAGGTTTGTGGTTGGCCTATCTTCGATCCTGGGCCGACGGTGCGGAATACTATGGCAAACGGTATCCGGAAGTTCGAATTTCTCTTCGCGACCAATTTTTCTATGCGCACAAAGCTCATGTGCCAGCGATATACCGCCATCTTTCGTATAAGGCCGCCCAACGGATAAAAGAAGCTGAGGATTGTTCACGGACGGAAAATGAGGAAAAGCGTGATCCCATATTTGACTCTTCCGACGAGGAAGGTAAGGAAGAAGCTTGGAGTGAGCATATCCGATCGAGCACGAAGAAACGGCCAAGGACAGGGAAGAGCACCGATTCATCCATCCTCGATCCTGTCTTGAGTTCCTCGTCTCCTGACCTCGTTGCTTCGAAGCCAACATTCATTGCGAGTGGAAATGACGGCAAGAAAGTTACGTTTCGGCATGATACACGCAAGTCTACCATGACTCCAATGCTGTATGCCGAAAAAGAGCACCTGCAAAAAGATTTCGACCGAAAGGATGCTGCGTTGTATTCCGCCCCTTCCATGAAACTGGTCCTGGCACTGGTTTGGACTGCCGTCTCTCGATACGGTGTGTCTTCCATTCAGATACTAAAGTGGGTCTACAATGGATCCTTGCCACTTTTCAACgctttcaatttcttcgagGACAAGTTGAAGAAAGAACTTGCGCCGATCGCGTCGTTTTTTCAAATGCCGAAACCGCCAACCCAAGCGTCATTGGTAGAGAAATCTCGTTATTTGCTGATCGCGTGCGGATTGAAGTCGCCCGATGCCTTTGGTGGCCCCTGGATGGAACATTTGGCGGCTTCCAATGATCGACGCATACCACCGGATAGCGCACCCCGTGCGTTAGCTCAGATCGTGGCTGAccttggcttcggccaaCAAGTATTGGATATTGCGCTGGCTCTCATGGGACTCAAGGACGCGGCGGAAAAGAGTGGCCTACCTCAACCTTTGGTGTTTGCACAGCCTGACCGTCTTTTTACCGTGGATCACCTTTTGGCGCTGGTAGCTTGTTCGGTGCAATTCGTTCCTGCTTGGCGGGCCTGGAAGTTTCGGAGACCACTGTATCGATCTCGTAAACGAGCCAAGCGATACGTTCCGTGGAATGAGGATGGGGTTAGGTTCCTGGGAAATGGTCCGTCGCTGGAGGGATACTTagactttttggacgaagctgTATTTAGCACCAGCAATTCGGTGATTCCCGAATTCTCTAACTCATTGGACTATACGGCGCCACCCCCTCCCGATCATCTTATTCtggacaacgacgacgaggattcTTGCAAAAAAGCCGGCGAGGAAGTCGGACCTTGCGAAGATTTTCTGCTGGTCGACTTTCCGCACACAGCGGGCGAGGAGAATTTCTTGGATCATTTAATGTTTGCCATTGAGGACAAGTTGAGAATTTGGTCCCACTACGGCCGGGAACCGCTGGTTTTGGATCGGCATCAAGAGTTGCTGATCGATATGCTGGGGTACTATGCGGAGACGGATGCGAGATTGATTCACAGAGCGCTTCAGGATCTGTTGGGGACGGGGCGAGCGTCAAGGAATTGGATGAAGAAAACGCTTCGCGTCGAGGTGAGGCAAGAAGCCAAGAGACTCAAGACCGCGGCGGATGAAAAACGCAAAGAGTCCAAGCAAAAAAAGGGCACGACCGCAGCGAGGAGGTCCGCGGACCAAGCCAAGAAAGGTTCAAACTTAAATGCGGGGAGAAAGCAAGGGTCCGTTTCGAAAGCCACTATTGGAAGCGATCTCGTCGCGGATGCAACTCAACAGTTCACCAGCGTAGTAGACGACAGCAACGAGACAGTTCGAGCCGATGCGAGCAGGGCAACtgaagcaacagcaacaactgATCCTCCGCCAGAACCTTTGCGAGAGGATTTTAAGTTTGCTCAAGTGTAA
- the PTD5a gene encoding delta 5 fatty acid desaturase (delta 5 fatty acid desaturase, membrane bound, di-iron oxidoreductase, containing three 'histidine box' motifs and a cytochrome b5 fusion domain. Involved in the biosynthesis of eicosapentaenoic and docasahexaenoic acids. When expressed in yeast, mediates the desaturation of exogenous free fatty acids. Probably prefers endogenous acyl-lipids as substrates.) — protein MAPDADKLRQRQTTAVAKHNAATISTQERLCSLSSLNGEEVCIDGIIYDLQSFDHPGGETIKMFGGNDVTVQYKMIHPYHTEKHLEKMKRVGKVTDFVCEYKFDTGFEREIKREVFKIVRRGKDFGTLGWFFRAFCYIAIFFYLQYHWVTTGTSWLLAVAYGVSQAMIGMNVQHDANHGATSKRPWVNDMLGLGADFIGGSKWLWQEQHWTHHAYTNHAEMDPDSFGAEPMLLFNDYPLDHPARTWLHRFQAVFYMPVLAGYWLSAVFNPQILDLQQRGALSVGIRLDNAFIHSRRKYAVFWRAVYIAVNVIAPFYTNSGLEWSWRVFGNIMLMGVAESLALAVLFSLSHNFESADRDPTAPLKKTGEPVDWFKTQVETSCTYGGFLSGCFTGGLNFQVEHHLFPRMSSAWYPYIAPKVREICAKHGVHYAYYPWIHQNFLSTVRYMHAAGTGANWRQMARENPLTGRA, from the exons ATGGCTCCGGATGCGGATAAGCTTCGACAACGCCAGACGACTGCGGTAGCGAAGCATAATGCTGCTACCATATCGACGCAGGAACGCCTTTGCAGTCTGTCTTCGCTCAACGGCGAAGAAGTCTGCATCGACGGAATCATCTATGACCTCCAATCATTCGATCATCCCGGGGGTGAAACGATCAAAATGTTTGGTGGCAACGATGTCACTGTACAGTACAAGATGATTCACCCGTACCATACCGAGAAGCATTTGGAAAAGATGAAGCGCGTCGGCAAGGTGACGGATTTCGTCTGCGA GTACAAGTTCGATACCGGATTTGAACGCGAAATCAAACGAGAAGTCTTCAAGATTGTGCGACGAGGCAAGGATTTCGGTACTTTGGGATGGTTCTTCCGTGCGTTTTGCTACATTGCCATTTTCTTCTACCTGCAGTACCATTGGGTCACCACGGGAACCTCTTGGCTGCTGGCTGTGGCCTACGGAGTCTCCCAAGCGATGATTGGCATGAATGTCCAACACGATGCCAACCACGGGGCCACCTCCAAGCGTCCCTGGGTCAACGACATGCTAGGCCTCGGTGCGGATTTTATTGGTGGATCCAAGTGGCTCTGGCAGGAACAACACTGGACCCACCACGCTTACACCAATCACGCCGAGATGGATCCCGATAGCTTTGGTGCCGAACCAATGCTCCTATTCAACGACTATCCCTTGGATCATCCCGCTCGTACCTGGCTACATCGCTTTCAAGCAGTCTTTTACATGCCCGTCTTGGCTGGATACTGGTTGTCCGCTGTCTTCAATCCACAAATTCTTGACCTCCAGCAACGCGGCGCACTTTCCGTCGGTATCCGTCTCGACAACGCTTTCATTCACTCGCGACGCAAGTATGCGGTTTTCTGGCGGGCCGTGTACATTGCGGTGAACGTGATTGCTCCGTTTTACACCAACTCCGGCCTCGAATGGTCCTGGCGTGTCTTTGGAAACATTATGCTCATGGGTGTGGCGGAATCGCTCGCGCTGGCGGTCctgttttcgttgtcgcACAATTTCGAATCCGCCGATCGCGATCCGACCGCCCCACTGAAAAAGACGGGAGAACCAGTCGACTGGTTCAAGACACAGGTCGAAACTTCCTGCACTTACGGTGGATTCCTTTCCGGTTGCTTCACGGGAGGTCTCAACTTTCAGGTTGAACACCACTTGTTCCCACGCATGAGCAGCGCCTGGTATCCCTACATTGCCCCCAAGGTCCGCGAAATTTGCGCCAAACACGGCGTGCACTACGCCTACTACCCGTGGATCCACCAAAACTTTCTCTCCACCGTCCGCTACATGCACGCGGCCGGGACCGGTGCCAACTGGCGCCAGATGGCCAGAGAAAATCCCTTGACCGGACGGGCGTAA
- a CDS encoding predicted protein, with product MPNFADAKIAYATQSNMELGRALLSFSLCQIKTLVKYANPLLTLSRFLLGDRFTDAALKATLYGHFVAGEDEVRIQPKVRVLEYAGIGSILDYAAEEEGQGVVTPATSVDPASQPIARVYDYTCEAKCDRHLETFKSCIQAVANLEKDGYAAVKITALTNPDLLERMSKAIVEARNLFAKFDSNGDGMISRHEFAQTFRVFFKGEDTKLSNMLEELQPDQNGNVDYIMWSMMLAPGDLPRICAGCREVGPLALAAPTDEEVELIESMFRRGHALAQEAAQCGSSVLIDAEQYRYQPAIDNLVLDLQRTFNATSESKFPIVYNTYQCYLKDSMERLKTDLERSERFDYHFGAKLVRGAYLESERELAEKAKVPSPVYTELEETHQCYNEAVEFLLEYSTQSNKKVELMLATHNQESIEKAIEVMNRLGVHRQDSTVSFGQLLGMADHLSFNLGRHGYRAYKYVPYGEVKEAMPYLIRRANENSSLAGGASREMAMIGQELKRRAFC from the coding sequence ATGCCCAATTTTGCGGATGCGAAAATTGCGTATGCGACACAGTCCAACATGGAGCTGGGTAGGGCGCTTTTGTCCTTCAGTCTGTGCCAAATCAAGACACTGGTTAAGTACGCCAATCCGCTCCTCACTCTATCAAGGTTCTTGCTGGGTGATCGTTTTACGGACGCTGCTCTCAAGGCTACCCTGTACGGACATTTCGTAGCTGGTGAAGATGAAGTGCGTATCCAACCGAAAGTGCGCGTTCTGGAATACGCAGGCATCGGTAGTATTTTGGACTACGCTGCTGAAGAAGAAGGTCAAGGGGTGGTGACCCCGGCAACATCTGTCGATCCTGCTTCACAACCAATCGCACGTGTCTACGATTACACGTGCGAAGCCAAGTGCGATCGTCACTTGGAAACGTTCAAGAGTTGCATACAAGCAGTTGCCAATCTCGAAAAAGATGGGTACGCTGCCGTCAAAATTACGGCTTTGACGAATCCAGATCTACTCGAACGAATGTCGAAAGCTATCGTGGAAGCCCGTAACTTGTTTGCCAAGTTCGATTCCAACGGCGACGGCATGATCAGTCGACACGAGTTCGCTCAAACTTTCCGAGTCTTTTTCAAGGGCGAAGATACCAAGCTGTCCAACATGTTGGAAGAATTACAACCTGACCAGAACGGAAATGTCGACTATATTATGTGGTCCATGATGCTTGCTCCTGGCGATCTGCCACGAATCTGTGCGGGCTGCCGTGAGGTAGGCCCTCTGGCACTTGCCGCACCCACAGACGAAGAGGTTGAGCTCATCGAATCAATGTTCCGACGAGGCCACGCTCTAGCGCAGGAAGCGGCTCAGTGCGGCTCCTCCGTTCTCATCGACGCTGAACAATATCGCTACCAACCGGCTATTGATAACcttgttttggatttgcaacGCACGTTTAACGCGACAAGTGAATCCAAGTTTCCTATCGTATACAATACTTACCAATGCTATTTGAAAGATTCCATGGAGCGTCTCAAAACAGATTTGGAACGTTCGGAACGTTTTGATTACCACTTTGGTGCTAAACTCGTTCGTGGTGCTTATTTGGAGAGTGAACGAGAACTGGCAGAAAAGGCCAAAGTTCCCAGTCCAGTCTACACAGAACTCGAAGAGACGCATCAGTGCTACAATGAAGCTGTCGAATTTTTGTTGGAATACTCGACACAGTCTAATAAGAAGGTCGAACTCATGCTGGCGACGCACAACCAAGAGTCGATAGAGAAGGCAATCGAGGTCATGAATCGGCTCGGCGTTCACCGTCAAGACTCAACCGTGAGCTTTGGACAGCTGCTGGGAATGGCGGACCATCTCTCCTTCAATCTGGGTCGCCACGGCTACCGCGCGTACAAGTATGTACCGTACGGTGAAGTTAAGGAAGCCATGCCATATTTGATCCGTCGAGCCAACGAAAACAGCTCTCTGGCTGGCGGAGCCTCTCGAGAAATGGCAATGATTGGCCAAGAGCTTAAGCGACGTGCTTTCTGTTGA